AACCGGCATAATAAGTGTTTAAGCTAAAATactgtttaatttataaaatttttaagccaaaCATATCCAATTTAAAATCCTCCTCCCAATTGGTACACCCatgaatttatataaagaaatttggCAAGAGTATATtgtccattaaaaaatttaaataaataaaatatattaagaaaaacaaGATTATCCAAATTAAGAGTAGAAAAGGAAAACAACGAATTtgcctttaaaaaaaacaagagaCTTGCTGTAGGGAAAAGAAGTTAAATCAGGTTTCTGAACACAAATAAATAGATATCAAATTGAATTGAGAAGTATTAATATTCTACGGTCCGAgtattaatacaaaatacaacTCAACTGACAAAGTTCTATTACTCAACTGACCTCAAAAGTTGTGACCGACGTAATTCGGCATGTTTTTATTTGGCTTTTTAGCAAATTTTCGcacacttttttaaaatttaataggaatttttgttttataattgacATTAATTTACACAGTTGGTACGCGTTTGTTATTAGTCACGCATGCCTAGTTCTAAATCACATTTCTTTCTAGtaaatttgtgaataaaattaacttGACACAAGCacgttttataaaaagttttcttagtTTTCCTATATTGTatgtgttaaattaaattaataatataagaaaatggCTGCTTTTCCAGGCAGTGTAGCTTTTGATGAATATGGTCGTCCATTTATTATAATTCGAGATCAAGAATCTCAAAAACGACTCACCGGGAATGAAGCTATTAAagtaagaaattaataatttttcaatatattttgtccgtaatttaccgaaatttgtaattataattgtaattacaGTTCATGTTTTAACGTCAGTAGGATTTGTTTAtgaaccatatattttaaattgagattGAATTTTAAAGGTGTGGGTGTATAATTATACTTCATGAGACCttatgaactaaatttattaaaattaagtcaTTTTGggtgtaaaataatttgaaattcgaaattattttattttaaaatgttaaaaataacgcaaatattctttgaaattcATCGAAGGTTGGGGAAAAAGTTGTGTTTTTCTAAgtaacaaattttgatgatgaattcgGGGAGATTACAATACCTGCGGTGCCACAATTTGACAACTGAATCTTACAATTGCTTATTCGGATACTACCATAACATAACTTGTAGTAAATGATTAGCGTGAACAGAATATTATCTAAGATATTGGAGCTTTTCTCTGGTTTTCTGaggatcagtgaatgaacgtaATTACAAGGAAAAACGGTTAATTTTTCACCAGCTCCGATAACCGGTTCCTTATATtcgtaaaaaattctttaatttggttttttaccTGATGTTTGAGAAgcttttttaagaaaagtcACTAAAGATAACGTTAACGTTAGATACACGATAGTGTCCGTATATCCTTACCGTTAAATAAACAGAAGAGCCTAAATGgacgagcggtctaaggcgctagtattagaacgttggactatttaggCTTAGAttgtgggttcgaatccaggcagcggcagtgtgaacaatttataattaatgggagtgcagaattgatcacattgtcgtcgcttggaaaagaacgaagtaaccgactccacccacatcaaaatgtaattgtatatatgtttttaatggaATTAAGATTAACATGTGATTAAGCATGCGTCACAAAAACAGAGGTTAAacctccattattattattattattattattattaaataaaaagaaaataaaagataaaatttttttatattctggtTTATTGAagctttttatttcatattgtcGGATTTTATGAGAATTCACcctcaaaaaattttctccaagaattttaaatcttttcactactttattaatattatatatttctctaacagtatgtatgcatttttttattttatagtcacATATTCAAGCTGCTCGTCAAATTGCTGGTACCATTCGTACATCTTTAGGACCAAAAGGTTTGGATAAAATGATGGTATCACCAGATGGTGATGTAACTGTAACTAATGATGGTGCtaccattttaaaaatgatggaTGTTGATCACGAAATTGGTAAATTATTAGTGCAATTGGCACAATCTCAAGATGACGAAATTGGAGATGGTACTACTGGTGTTGTTGTCTTAGCCGGTGCTTTACTTGAGCAAGCCGTTCATTTACTGGATCGTGGTATTCATCCAATTCGTATTGCTGACGGTTACGAATTAGCCGCTCAACATGCTTTACAACATTTAGATAAAATCGCCGAAGGCTTTCCATTAGGTGACAAGGAATCATTAGTTAAGGTAGCAATGACTACTTTaggatcaaaaattattaataaatgtcataGACAAATGGCAGAAATTGCCGTGGACGCAGTATTAGCTGTTGCAGACATGGAAACCCGTGATGtcaattttgaattaatcaAAGTTGAAGCACGTGTTGGAGGTCGTTTGGAAGATACCATGCTTGTAAAAGGGGTTGTTATTGATAAATCTATGTCGCATCCACAAATGCCTAAAGAATTACGGAACGTGAAATTAGCTATTTTAACTTGTCCGTTCGAACCaccaaaaccaaaaacaaaacataagcTTGATGTCACTAGCACTGAAGAATACAAACAATTACGGGAATACGAAGCAGAAAAGTTCACTGAAATGGTGACACAAGTTAAGAATGCTGGTGCAACTTTAGCTATTTGTCAATGGGGATTTGACGATGAAGCAAATCATTTGTTATTACAACACAATTTACCAGCAGTACGTTGGGTTGGTGGACCAGAAATTGAATTAATAGCAATCGCAACTGGAGGACGTATTGTACCACGATTTGAAGAATTGAATGCCAACAAACTTGGATCAGCTGGTTTGGTCCGTGAAATTTCATTTGGTACAACCAAAGACAAAATGTTAGTTATTGAAGAATGCGCAAATTCTCGTGCCGTTACTATCCTCGTACGTGGTGGAAATGCAATGTTAATTGCAGAAGCTAAACGTAGTCTTCACGATGCACTATGTGCTGTACGTAGCTTGGTCCAAGAACCACGAGTTGTATATGGTGGTGGAGCAGTTGAGGTCAGTTGTAGCTTAGCTGTTTCTCAACAGGCTGATCGTTTAAGTAGCTTGGAACAATATGCGTTCCGAGCGTTTGCAGAAGCTTTAGAATGTGTTCCAATGGCTTTAGCTGAGAACAGTGGATTGAATTCAATTGAAGCGTTATCGGAAGTTAAATCTCGTCAAGTAGCTACTGGTGATTCTGGTTTGGGTATTGATTGTATGGCAACTGGTAGTAATGATATGCGTGCGCAACATATTATCGAATCCTTACGATCAAAGAGGCAACAATTTATTTTAGCTACACAGTtagttaaaatgattttgaaaattgatgatGTAAGGTCTCCTGGTGAACAGTATCAATAgctatttttttcacatatttttttgctttttcataattatttttgttttcgtcatgcatttattaattttttttaatttaacatgtaATTTGTAATTGTCTTTCACTCTGTTTTGCAATGATATTTACAACCAACTTAatcaacaaattaataaattcttattaatatttatatatattgttttatttttacaatttgtttcCAATTCCtagtaatttcaaaatttcaggcACGCATAAAAGAAGTGTATGTTACCCCTGATATTAAAcggtaaatttttgttttttggagcGCTGAATTTAATTGTGGCCAGAGGAATCAGTAATTCACAAAACACGTTAAAATTACGTGTTATTTGGGTCCTTCTAACCCATTGAAGAAATTTGTAGACGTTCAAAACTTTTTTGGCGTATTGTTTACGCTGAATCGAGTTCCAGAACAACCATTGAAacggaaaaattattatcaaaactagTAGATGGCCCTACACGAATATAACGTGTAGAGCCACCTGGAGAAAGGCACCTTCAGAGAACCAAAgtagtaaaaatgtaaaaattttacagggagttgcagatctgttttaaattaaaaactataatctgtggtCTAAGATGGTATCatattatgacgtcatcaatttACTTTTACGCACGAATAAACTGACGATACCACCTTAGATGACTTACATCTTTGTTACATCTTGCtgtcatactaccttaaatggtATCAATAAACAAACAGCGCCTTTAACCTACAGACGGTCTactgtcaaatttaaatttaagaaaattaattaaccaTAGTTtgtaaacattatattttttttaatatttaaaaaatggaagaaGTTGATAACATTATAATTCATACGTTAAAAAATATAGGatggtaatttaattaatatttaattaaaaatgggcccagttatttatttatactaaaattttagtGACATTGATGAAGAGATTGTTAGCTTAAAACAATTCACcgatgaaataattgtaaaagcTGTGATATGTTGTCTAGAAGCAATTACTCCAGGAACAGGATTGCCAAAAATACTACCGGCTTCAATGAGTTTACGATTACGTACAGCCACATCAATTGCAGAAATGATTAAGGACTTAGGATATAGGGGAGATATGGGTTACCAAACTTTATTGTATTCAAATGAAGTTGATATTCGAcgtatgtttatgtttttagttGAGCGTTTGCCAAGAGATACAGATAAAGCTGGTGGTCATGTCAAAGTAAAAGGTTTAAACATTCATTCTATGGTCCCGACTCTCAAAAACACctgcaaaattatttcaatagaaatatcaGCATCCGTAATATTTATCGATAAGATGACAGTATGCTTAAAATTTTATCGTGTGAAATAAAAGAACCTCGTATTTTCCTCGAGAACCTCGTGGTTGAAGTTTCCTAGCCAACTTGGCCTctgaaaattgattgaaaacttCAACCTTATATACCAAACCCTTTATGAATATGTCTTTCTTTTTGCAAGTTCTTATCGGGTCCGTGTTTCACGAAAAACTAGCCTTCTAAGTGAGGTCAGTGGGTGGGAAAAAACAGCTTCTCTCTCTTAGAAATAATAGCTTCAAAAAATCCATAGAAAAAGATCGCAtgacttttttaatcaaaacagTTCTGTAGTTTTTCTGAAGATATCTCTCTTCTTTTCTGTAGTTTTTCTGAAGATATTTTTGCAGGAGCTCTCGAGATTTAAgagaaatcaatattattttaatgatcaaTACTTAAATTTTCTCAGGtcgttttgaaatattaatgaacGATATTCGAGCTAAAATTACAAATGACTTAAAAAAGAAATGGAAACCGGAATTAATGATAACAGATAATATTCCTTTCCGATCAAGATCTTTAACTGTCcctgaaacattttcaaaaaacatttctgaaggtaaaatttttccaaataacgattctttcctttaaaattaattattaattttttataatagataaaaaggAATATTggaatagatatttattaccGATAACTGAACAGTGTACGGAACAAGAATTAATTCCATCATTGATCGTATTAAACGAGATAGAAGAAAGTAAAGTTGGGCAAATATCACGTGAAGAAAGTTTACATGcgttaaataaacaaacgaaTAATATAAGTGAAGCCATAGATATTCAAGATATAAACACTGAAATTACGTTAAACAAAGCGTTAAATAATACGATGGAAGATGAAACCGTTGAAAAGATGAAATCCCTGTCGGTCGACGATATTAAAAACACGATTCAAAGTGTAACGGATAATGTTCATCGGCTAAAAGATGAAATACAAACTTtagatgaagaattaaaaattttaaaacgaaaagaaactcaagtaagaattttaaaattatactttcatTCCCAACGACCATCCTAACAAGCAAAGTTTACATTTAGTTCGTCTACGTGTCCTTAGTAATGCCCATCTACGACTTGTTGgtcatttattgaaaaaaatgcttACTCTGATCgaattattcaatatatttctGTGTTTGATTCAGGGTCAATCCTTTTTAATATAGCCTTCCTTCAATCCTTCTTGAGGCTTCTTTAATCCTTCTAGGCGATGTGAAAATCAGACAGGAGTCGTAATTTTTTTAGTCTCCATAAATCACCTTGGCGCCCCCTTGTGTGCGACccttctaataaaaatttatctttccCCCGCTTTTGCTTTTACTCTTCGTAATTCACCCGGGACCGATAGCGAAAACGAGGCTCCTAGGCAGTTTCCCCAAATTTTTAACCCGCCACTGCTTCATAAAATTTCTCCTTTCCTAATGTGGTGAAATACCTCCTCACTTCAAAAAATTGTgtactatttttttcaaacgGACTATTTTATTACTATCTTAGaacattatacaaaatttttacaagatatttctttcaaaaagatTTTAGAACAGAAGAAAATAGAAGATGAACTATTAGAAAATAAtgtgaaacaattaaaaattaaatcaagaaGCTATAAATTGTTACCCAGTAAAgatgaaaatgtacaaaaattggaAGAAATGATTCAAGCAAGCACTGAAAAGTTAACAAATCTAGCAAATCAATGGAATAAACATCGTACAACATTAATTGAAGAATATCGTAATTTACGTGAAATATCTACTTTAAAAGatgtatgatatttttaaaagaacaattattttatttttaaaattttgtaaaatttttagtcAGAAAGCTATAAAATCGAAGAAGAATTTGAGCAAGAAAAGCAAAAATCTAAAGAACTTGAGAAagaaattgcaataaaaaatgttctacaTAAGCAGTTACAAGATGAAGTTGCACAATTATCAAAAACTGTTaacaggtaataaaaaaaattattccagagTATTAGGCAGAGGCAGATTATGCATATttctctgaagattaaaaaagacCCCCTAGATGTCGACACTA
The Chrysoperla carnea chromosome 4, inChrCarn1.1, whole genome shotgun sequence genome window above contains:
- the LOC123297931 gene encoding coiled-coil domain-containing protein 22 homolog — translated: MEEVDNIIIHTLKNIGCDIDEEIVSLKQFTDEIIVKAVICCLEAITPGTGLPKILPASMSLRLRTATSIAEMIKDLGYRGDMGYQTLLYSNEVDIRRMFMFLVERLPRDTDKAGGHVKVKGRFEILMNDIRAKITNDLKKKWKPELMITDNIPFRSRSLTVPETFSKNISEDKKEYWNRYLLPITEQCTEQELIPSLIVLNEIEESKVGQISREESLHALNKQTNNISEAIDIQDINTEITLNKALNNTMEDETVEKMKSLSVDDIKNTIQSVTDNVHRLKDEIQTLDEELKILKRKETQILEQKKIEDELLENNVKQLKIKSRSYKLLPSKDENVQKLEEMIQASTEKLTNLANQWNKHRTTLIEEYRNLREISTLKDSESYKIEEEFEQEKQKSKELEKEIAIKNVLHKQLQDEVAQLSKTVNRFAYTHRIMEIIGNIRKQCTEMDKILEDTKQLQKDINKLTGKLDRSYVLTDEMIYRDAKQEETSRKAYKLLVTLHSDCNDIIEVAKQTGSIVREIRDLQEQVDTEKSYDIGARIDRITADLEQVRKETTTLQQEKMNRKS
- the LOC123297266 gene encoding T-complex protein 1 subunit epsilon; this translates as MAAFPGSVAFDEYGRPFIIIRDQESQKRLTGNEAIKSHIQAARQIAGTIRTSLGPKGLDKMMVSPDGDVTVTNDGATILKMMDVDHEIGKLLVQLAQSQDDEIGDGTTGVVVLAGALLEQAVHLLDRGIHPIRIADGYELAAQHALQHLDKIAEGFPLGDKESLVKVAMTTLGSKIINKCHRQMAEIAVDAVLAVADMETRDVNFELIKVEARVGGRLEDTMLVKGVVIDKSMSHPQMPKELRNVKLAILTCPFEPPKPKTKHKLDVTSTEEYKQLREYEAEKFTEMVTQVKNAGATLAICQWGFDDEANHLLLQHNLPAVRWVGGPEIELIAIATGGRIVPRFEELNANKLGSAGLVREISFGTTKDKMLVIEECANSRAVTILVRGGNAMLIAEAKRSLHDALCAVRSLVQEPRVVYGGGAVEVSCSLAVSQQADRLSSLEQYAFRAFAEALECVPMALAENSGLNSIEALSEVKSRQVATGDSGLGIDCMATGSNDMRAQHIIESLRSKRQQFILATQLVKMILKIDDVRSPGEQYQ